The proteins below are encoded in one region of Campylobacter rectus:
- the cutA gene encoding divalent-cation tolerance protein CutA has protein sequence MKFILTSCADKAAAKTLAKKLVKAKFAACVSVFKANSVYFWDGEIKDEKERVLLIKTAVKFKKIAKFIEKHHNYELPEIVAFKADKASKKYKKWIKKESK, from the coding sequence ATGAAATTTATATTAACTTCTTGCGCCGACAAGGCCGCAGCCAAAACTCTGGCTAAAAAGCTCGTTAAAGCTAAATTTGCCGCTTGCGTAAGCGTTTTTAAGGCAAATAGCGTTTATTTTTGGGACGGCGAGATAAAAGATGAAAAAGAGCGGGTTTTGCTCATAAAAACCGCGGTTAAATTTAAAAAAATCGCTAAATTTATCGAGAAACATCACAACTACGAGCTGCCTGAGATTGTGGCTTTTAAGGCTGATAAAGCTAGCAAAAAATATAAAAAATGGATAAAAAAGGAAAGTAAATGA
- a CDS encoding DegT/DnrJ/EryC1/StrS family aminotransferase, whose amino-acid sequence MEEIAFFKPSIDEAETALIKEALKEHGSVIVDRLESELREYFGVKHAVTTNNNSAAHHLALCSMDLKRGDKIICSVNSTPSVAQAIRHFDAEPIFVDINEDDFNMNPQSLRDTLKAHNHKKLKGIFVNHIAGQAADMDEIYAIAQEYDIKVLDDAGKSIGLSYNDVKIGSDGRSLISCFNIYSQLTNPIATAGFMLTNDDAVAERAKLLRNHAIIKGGIDKDGNLGYIYDVIDIGVKYDLTGLCAAYAVAQFEKTDKFIARRQEIAAAYDKELADCPHVSLPIKKRDHVYIQYIIKIDKNRDGFAKELLERGIHTALHYKPMHLLSYYKSKYGLKVNSFPNALKTYQQVLSLPVYNALSDEEVAHICESVREVAKTRV is encoded by the coding sequence GAGCTTAGGGAGTATTTTGGCGTAAAGCACGCTGTAACGACCAATAACAACAGCGCCGCTCACCATTTGGCGCTTTGTTCGATGGACCTAAAGCGCGGCGACAAGATCATCTGCTCGGTAAATTCGACCCCGAGCGTGGCGCAAGCGATCAGGCATTTTGACGCCGAGCCGATATTTGTGGATATCAACGAAGACGACTTTAATATGAACCCTCAGTCGCTGCGAGATACGCTAAAGGCGCACAATCACAAGAAGCTAAAAGGCATCTTCGTAAATCACATCGCGGGGCAGGCTGCGGATATGGACGAGATTTATGCTATCGCGCAGGAGTACGACATCAAGGTGCTAGACGATGCGGGCAAGTCTATCGGTCTGTCTTATAACGACGTGAAAATCGGCTCTGACGGGCGCTCGCTGATATCTTGCTTTAATATATATTCGCAGCTGACCAACCCGATCGCGACGGCAGGCTTTATGCTCACAAACGACGATGCGGTAGCCGAGCGCGCGAAACTACTGCGAAATCACGCAATCATAAAAGGCGGCATAGATAAGGACGGCAACCTAGGCTACATCTACGACGTTATCGATATCGGCGTGAAGTATGATCTAACCGGACTTTGCGCAGCGTATGCAGTGGCGCAGTTTGAAAAAACGGATAAATTTATCGCACGTCGCCAAGAGATAGCCGCCGCCTACGACAAAGAGCTCGCAGACTGTCCGCACGTCTCGCTCCCGATCAAAAAGCGCGATCACGTCTATATCCAGTACATTATCAAGATCGACAAAAACCGCGACGGATTTGCCAAAGAGCTGCTAGAGCGCGGCATTCACACTGCGCTTCACTACAAGCCGATGCATCTTTTAAGCTACTATAAAAGTAAATACGGGCTTAAGGTAAATTCTTTCCCGAATGCGCTAAAAACCTATCAGCAGGTGCTTTCGCTGCCCGTTTACAACGCGCTTAGCGACGAAGAGGTCGCGCATATCTGCGAGAGCGTGCGAGAAGTAGCCAAAACGCGTGTTTAA
- a CDS encoding tetraacyldisaccharide 4'-kinase — protein sequence MFKRKIYAFAQEYFYAPNLWQKCLALALLPLSLLYCAGVILKLKFSKALDFGIPIISIGNLTLGGSGKTPLGIAILNEFEGGCAILRGYGRASKGLVKVAISGEILVGVTASGDEAMEYAKSVKNANVIVSENRDIAIKEALNLGAKYVLLDDGFGKFHIKKFNVLIHPSAKPYFDFVLPSGAYRYPSKFYAKADYVVKEGEDFTRTSEIINQTPKMVLVTAIANPQRLEPYFSLCVGREIYPDHYAFSRDELAGILARYGATSLLVTRKDAVKMEEFGLPLSVIALKTTLADKFKRIIKEKIL from the coding sequence GTGTTTAAAAGGAAAATTTACGCCTTCGCGCAGGAGTATTTTTACGCTCCGAATTTGTGGCAAAAGTGCCTAGCTCTCGCGCTTTTGCCCTTGAGCCTGCTTTACTGTGCGGGCGTGATTTTAAAGCTCAAATTTAGTAAAGCTTTAGATTTTGGCATCCCGATTATCAGCATAGGAAATTTAACTCTAGGCGGTAGCGGAAAAACGCCGCTCGGTATCGCGATTTTAAACGAATTTGAGGGCGGTTGCGCCATTTTGCGAGGCTACGGTAGAGCTTCAAAAGGGCTCGTCAAGGTCGCGATCTCGGGTGAAATTTTGGTGGGCGTCACGGCTAGCGGCGACGAGGCGATGGAATACGCAAAAAGCGTGAAAAACGCAAACGTCATCGTGAGCGAAAACCGCGACATCGCGATAAAAGAAGCCCTGAATTTAGGCGCAAAGTATGTGCTGCTCGATGATGGCTTCGGCAAATTTCACATCAAAAAATTTAACGTCCTGATCCACCCATCCGCAAAGCCGTATTTTGATTTCGTCCTGCCTAGCGGCGCGTATCGCTACCCGAGCAAATTTTACGCCAAAGCCGACTACGTCGTAAAAGAGGGCGAGGATTTTACGCGCACAAGTGAAATCATAAATCAAACTCCAAAGATGGTTTTAGTGACCGCTATCGCAAATCCGCAGCGCTTGGAGCCCTACTTTAGTCTTTGCGTAGGGCGCGAGATATACCCCGATCACTACGCGTTTTCGCGGGACGAGCTAGCGGGGATCCTAGCTCGCTACGGCGCGACCTCGCTTTTGGTTACGCGAAAAGATGCCGTCAAGATGGAGGAGTTTGGCCTGCCGCTCTCCGTCATCGCGCTAAAAACGACGCTGGCAGATAAATTTAAACGAATTATCAAAGAGAAAATTCTATAA
- the thrC gene encoding threonine synthase, whose translation MKLFQTRANAGESLKSVEFSQALLSPSSAYGGLYAPMELPRLDDKFFAKAVNLNYAQIALKIIEKFGFDADAAMFERAVKRYERFDDPQNPVQVRKIGENLYVNELYHGPTRAFKDMALQPFGALLSELAAKRGEKYLIMCATSGDTGPATLETFADAPGVKVVCLYPKDGTSEVQRLQMINADATNLKVIGIEGNFDDAQRALKSLLASEKFKERLSAAGLSLSAANSVNFGRILFQIIYHLYAHVYLLKTGALKGEFDIVVPSGNFGNALGAYYAKKMGAKIGKIKIVSNANNILTEFFTQGRYDLRGKSLVKTISPAMDILVSSNVERLLFDKLGAVRTKELMDNLASDGFYELSNSELGALKEDFDADFCSDEECEKFIKEWAAKGVAIDPHTATCFKSAANLTRPAVITSTAHWVKFAPSMFKALKNETLKDEKSGLEALAAEFNDEVPGAIRSLFTKAAVHNEIAAKSDIEAKILSWIER comes from the coding sequence ATGAAGCTATTTCAAACTAGAGCGAATGCGGGCGAGAGCCTAAAAAGCGTAGAATTTAGCCAGGCGCTACTGAGCCCCAGCTCTGCTTACGGCGGACTTTACGCGCCGATGGAGCTGCCTAGGCTGGATGATAAATTTTTTGCCAAGGCGGTAAATTTAAACTACGCGCAAATCGCTCTAAAAATCATAGAGAAATTTGGATTTGACGCTGATGCGGCGATGTTTGAGAGGGCGGTGAAGCGATACGAGAGATTTGACGATCCGCAAAATCCCGTGCAAGTGCGAAAAATCGGTGAAAATCTCTACGTAAACGAGCTTTATCATGGTCCTACGCGCGCTTTTAAGGATATGGCGCTTCAACCTTTTGGCGCGCTACTTAGCGAACTAGCCGCAAAAAGAGGCGAAAAGTACCTCATAATGTGCGCGACTAGCGGCGACACGGGGCCTGCGACGCTAGAGACTTTTGCAGACGCGCCAGGCGTCAAGGTTGTCTGCCTCTATCCAAAAGACGGCACTAGCGAGGTGCAGCGCCTACAAATGATAAACGCAGATGCTACAAACCTCAAAGTAATCGGCATCGAGGGTAACTTCGACGACGCGCAGCGCGCGCTAAAAAGCCTGCTGGCTAGCGAGAAATTTAAAGAGCGTCTAAGCGCTGCTGGACTTTCGCTCTCAGCGGCAAATTCGGTAAATTTCGGCCGAATTTTATTTCAGATTATCTATCACCTTTACGCCCACGTATATCTGTTAAAAACGGGCGCGCTAAAAGGCGAATTTGACATCGTCGTGCCTAGCGGTAACTTCGGCAACGCCCTAGGCGCATACTACGCTAAAAAAATGGGCGCAAAAATCGGTAAAATCAAAATCGTCTCAAACGCAAACAACATCCTTACCGAGTTTTTCACGCAGGGGCGATACGATCTGCGCGGCAAAAGCCTGGTTAAAACGATCAGTCCCGCGATGGATATCCTTGTTTCTTCAAACGTCGAGAGACTGCTTTTTGATAAATTGGGCGCCGTGCGAACCAAAGAGCTGATGGATAATCTTGCGAGCGATGGCTTTTACGAGCTTTCAAACAGCGAGCTGGGCGCGCTAAAAGAGGACTTTGATGCTGATTTTTGTAGCGACGAGGAGTGTGAGAAATTTATCAAAGAGTGGGCGGCAAAGGGCGTCGCCATCGATCCACATACGGCTACTTGCTTTAAATCGGCGGCAAATTTAACGCGCCCGGCCGTGATAACGTCGACCGCGCACTGGGTCAAATTTGCTCCAAGCATGTTTAAGGCACTAAAAAACGAAACGCTAAAAGACGAAAAAAGCGGGCTTGAGGCCTTGGCGGCCGAGTTTAACGACGAAGTGCCCGGCGCGATAAGATCGCTATTTACAAAAGCCGCCGTGCATAACGAAATCGCCGCAAAAAGCGATATAGAAGCTAAAATTTTATCCTGGATCGAGCGATGA
- the kdsB gene encoding 3-deoxy-manno-octulosonate cytidylyltransferase, with translation MIIIPARLASTRMPNKILREINGVPMFVATARRVSTADEVAIAADDEGVVQIAQKFGFKAVMTSRAHQSGTDRINEAAGILGVKDSEIIINVQADEPFIEPENIVKFREFCEKNAARAFMFSCFKIVGSELADDKNLVKVVTDDAGYALYFSRSRIPFDRAPFDAYKAHLGIYGYSAANLKRFCSFAPSTLENTEKLEQLRALSNGEKILMLEVQSDSIGIDCEDDLQRAQAKFGIEVN, from the coding sequence ATGATTATCATCCCCGCAAGGCTAGCTTCGACGCGAATGCCTAATAAAATTTTACGCGAAATAAACGGCGTGCCGATGTTTGTCGCTACGGCGCGCAGGGTGAGCACGGCTGATGAGGTCGCCATCGCCGCAGACGACGAGGGCGTGGTGCAAATCGCGCAAAAATTCGGCTTTAAAGCCGTGATGACGAGCCGGGCGCATCAAAGCGGAACCGACCGCATCAACGAAGCGGCGGGAATACTCGGCGTCAAAGATAGCGAGATCATCATAAACGTGCAGGCCGATGAGCCCTTTATCGAGCCTGAAAATATCGTCAAATTTAGAGAATTTTGCGAGAAAAATGCGGCGCGGGCATTTATGTTTTCATGTTTTAAAATCGTCGGCAGCGAGCTAGCGGACGATAAAAACCTAGTCAAGGTCGTGACCGACGACGCTGGCTACGCGCTTTATTTCTCGCGCTCGCGCATCCCGTTTGACCGTGCACCGTTTGACGCATACAAGGCGCATCTGGGCATCTACGGCTATAGCGCGGCAAATTTAAAAAGATTTTGCTCGTTTGCGCCATCGACTCTTGAAAATACCGAAAAGCTCGAGCAACTGCGCGCTCTATCAAACGGCGAGAAAATCCTCATGCTCGAAGTGCAAAGCGACAGCATCGGTATCGACTGCGAGGATGATCTGCAAAGGGCGCAGGCGAAATTCGGAATTGAGGTAAATTAA